In the Kaistella sp. 97-N-M2 genome, one interval contains:
- a CDS encoding rod shape-determining protein MreD, translating to MISRTLFTDILMIVLLIALQIFVLNRITLFGKYTPVLYPVFIMFYPFFRNKFQFLALSFLLGLGIDAFLYTWGINAFATLVIAYFRTLIFRTSTDTSTDFFSFQTLQWSQYLFFIFSSIFLHQFLVQYIEFFKLSRIFEIFLNILATSAISFIFILLYSLAFKIKQKV from the coding sequence ATGATAAGCAGAACCTTATTTACAGATATTCTGATGATTGTTTTGCTGATTGCATTACAAATTTTTGTGCTGAACAGGATTACGCTCTTCGGAAAATACACGCCGGTTTTGTATCCCGTATTCATCATGTTTTATCCATTCTTTAGAAATAAATTTCAGTTTTTGGCGTTGAGTTTTCTTTTGGGTCTCGGCATCGATGCATTTCTTTACACATGGGGAATCAATGCTTTTGCCACCTTAGTTATCGCCTATTTCCGAACCTTAATTTTTCGGACTTCAACCGATACGTCCACCGATTTTTTCTCCTTTCAAACGTTGCAGTGGTCGCAATATCTGTTTTTTATATTCTCCAGTATTTTTTTACACCAATTTTTGGTGCAGTATATTGAATTTTTTAAACTGAGCCGCATTTTCGAAATCTTCCTCAATATTTTGGCAACCAGTGCGATTTCGTTTATATTTATACTGCTCTACTCCTTAGCATTTAAAATCAAACAAAAAGTTTGA
- the mreC gene encoding rod shape-determining protein MreC has protein sequence MGFLLRLFSKNGLFVFFIFLQLIALVLIFSRNSMQQSWVAGQTAAFNSWVSGYIDEGASYLKLKQINDQLVSQNKDLMEQVYGKNSTTLPQFRKVHDTIGGGQIYTFVDGEIVFNSINRKDNYFTINRGKRDGVLPKMGVMAPKGIAGIVINTTESYALVQSVLSINKIKINASLKKSGYFGTLTWRGDDSRTMHLSDIPKYVPLQVGDTIITDGKSALFPQGVMVGKVSGYEVDSKTGFWDISVELSEKMGNLSKIYVVKNLKKAEVQKIQDTLQATINKEK, from the coding sequence ATGGGATTTTTGCTGAGATTATTTTCGAAGAACGGCCTATTCGTCTTCTTTATATTTCTGCAACTCATTGCCTTGGTCTTGATTTTCAGCAGAAATTCAATGCAGCAGTCCTGGGTTGCGGGGCAAACCGCGGCCTTCAATTCCTGGGTTTCCGGGTATATTGACGAAGGTGCTTCTTATTTGAAACTGAAGCAGATTAACGATCAGCTGGTCTCTCAAAATAAAGATTTGATGGAGCAGGTTTACGGTAAAAACTCCACCACTTTGCCGCAGTTTCGTAAAGTTCACGATACCATCGGTGGCGGACAGATTTATACCTTCGTGGATGGCGAAATCGTTTTTAACAGCATTAACAGAAAAGACAATTACTTTACCATCAACCGTGGAAAAAGAGACGGCGTTCTGCCAAAAATGGGGGTAATGGCACCGAAAGGCATCGCGGGAATCGTGATTAACACGACAGAATCTTATGCCTTGGTACAATCTGTTTTAAGCATCAATAAAATAAAAATTAATGCTTCCCTGAAAAAATCCGGCTATTTCGGAACGTTAACCTGGCGCGGCGACGACTCCAGAACCATGCATCTTTCGGATATTCCGAAATATGTTCCGCTTCAGGTAGGCGATACCATAATCACCGACGGCAAATCGGCGCTTTTTCCGCAAGGCGTGATGGTGGGAAAAGTTTCCGGGTATGAAGTGGACAGCAAAACCGGCTTCTGGGACATTTCTGTGGAACTGAGCGAAAAAATGGGAAACCTCAGCAAAATTTATGTGGTTAAAAACCTGAAAAAAGCAGAAGTTCAGAAAATTCAGGATACGTTGCAGGCGACGATAAACAAAGAGAAATGA
- a CDS encoding rod shape-determining protein — translation MGLFDMFTQDIAIDLGTANTLIIHNNKIVIDQPSIVAIERSSGKPIAVGEKAKHMQGKTHEDIKTIRPLKDGVIADFHASEHMIKEFIKQIPGIKGKLFQPTLKIVICIPSGITEVEKRAVRDSAQKVNAKEVRLIYEPMAAAIGVGIDVQKPEGNMIIDIGGGTTEIAVVALGGIVCDKSVKIAGDVFTNDIAYYLRTHHNLYIGERTAERIKIEAGSAVEELDVDIEDVPVQGRDLITGKPKEIMVNYKEIARALDKSIIRIEDAVMETLSLTPPELAADIYKTGIYLAGGGALLRGLADRLHRKTGLPVFVAEDPLRAVVRGTGIALKNMDKFNFLIK, via the coding sequence ATGGGGTTATTTGATATGTTCACGCAGGATATCGCGATAGATCTGGGAACAGCGAACACACTTATTATACACAACAACAAGATCGTTATTGATCAGCCATCTATCGTAGCTATCGAACGCAGCAGCGGAAAACCAATTGCGGTTGGGGAGAAAGCGAAACATATGCAGGGCAAAACCCACGAAGACATTAAAACCATCCGACCTTTGAAAGACGGCGTTATCGCTGATTTTCATGCGTCTGAACATATGATCAAGGAATTCATCAAACAAATTCCGGGCATCAAAGGAAAACTTTTTCAACCTACATTAAAAATCGTAATCTGTATTCCTTCCGGCATTACGGAAGTGGAAAAAAGAGCCGTACGAGATTCTGCGCAAAAAGTAAATGCGAAAGAAGTACGCCTTATTTACGAACCAATGGCCGCGGCAATAGGAGTTGGCATTGATGTGCAAAAACCCGAAGGTAACATGATCATCGACATCGGTGGTGGAACTACGGAAATCGCAGTTGTCGCTTTGGGCGGCATCGTTTGCGACAAATCCGTAAAGATCGCGGGCGACGTTTTCACCAATGATATTGCGTATTATTTAAGAACACACCACAATTTATATATCGGAGAAAGAACCGCCGAAAGAATTAAAATTGAAGCCGGTTCTGCCGTGGAAGAACTAGATGTCGATATTGAAGACGTGCCGGTACAGGGGCGTGACTTAATTACGGGTAAGCCAAAAGAAATTATGGTTAACTATAAAGAAATTGCCCGTGCTTTAGACAAATCAATCATCCGTATTGAAGATGCTGTGATGGAAACGCTTTCTCTTACACCGCCGGAATTGGCCGCAGACATCTATAAGACAGGAATTTATCTTGCAGGTGGTGGCGCTTTATTGAGAGGACTTGCAGACCGACTTCACCGAAAAACCGGACTTCCCGTTTTTGTAGCGGAGGATCCTTTGAGAGCCGTAGTTCGCGGAACAGGCATCGCTTTAAAAAACATGGATAAGTTCAACTTCCTTATTAAATAA
- the hemA gene encoding glutamyl-tRNA reductase encodes MNQDSNIHKTANFAVLSISFEKADAETRGKFSFFDENIKNFVREIHDQNMGDAFVVSTCNRTEIYTTTPNYLLIAEMYCKIIGVSLTEFMKYVNVLKREEALNHLFRVAAGLESQIIGDFEIIGQIKNAYYRFKKEKQNSNPFLERSINSAIQISKRIKNETGISNGAASVSYAAVHYILKNQPQISEKNILLLGVGEIGQNTVENLVKHVYQPRVKIANRSLDKAEKIAEKYKIPHIEFDQFQEELSKTDILIVATGAQHPIINKSHFPNGKETLVIDLSIPNNVEKNITDNTNVSLVDVDELSLHIRETMLQRQKEIPKAEEIIKEMTKDFMEWEKKRKLAPNIHHFKAALKNMERKEMHNIHKKHKYVAVDDMELSDKMIQKITNRFAKYIIDNPWKAEEISKLMHEILVEQPNNEFNEKH; translated from the coding sequence ATGAATCAGGATTCCAACATTCACAAAACTGCTAATTTTGCCGTTCTAAGTATCAGTTTCGAGAAAGCTGATGCCGAAACGCGGGGTAAATTCTCTTTTTTTGATGAAAATATCAAAAATTTTGTCCGCGAGATTCATGATCAAAATATGGGTGATGCCTTTGTGGTTTCTACATGCAACCGCACGGAAATTTATACCACCACCCCAAACTATCTGCTGATTGCAGAAATGTACTGCAAAATTATAGGCGTCAGTTTAACCGAATTCATGAAGTATGTGAATGTTTTGAAACGCGAAGAAGCGCTGAACCATCTTTTTCGCGTAGCTGCCGGCTTGGAAAGTCAGATTATCGGCGACTTCGAAATTATTGGGCAAATTAAAAATGCCTATTACCGCTTCAAAAAAGAAAAGCAAAATTCCAATCCCTTTCTCGAAAGATCCATCAATTCGGCCATCCAAATTTCAAAAAGAATCAAGAATGAGACGGGAATTTCAAATGGGGCAGCTTCCGTTTCTTACGCGGCGGTGCACTACATTTTGAAAAATCAACCCCAGATTTCCGAAAAAAATATTTTATTGCTCGGCGTCGGCGAGATTGGGCAGAACACCGTGGAAAATCTTGTAAAACACGTTTATCAGCCGCGCGTAAAAATTGCGAACCGAAGTTTAGACAAAGCTGAAAAAATTGCAGAAAAATATAAGATTCCACATATTGAATTTGATCAGTTTCAGGAAGAATTAAGCAAAACCGATATTCTAATTGTCGCCACCGGCGCGCAACACCCCATTATCAACAAAAGCCATTTTCCGAACGGCAAAGAGACGCTGGTTATCGATCTTTCGATTCCGAATAATGTGGAGAAGAATATTACCGACAATACAAATGTAAGTTTGGTGGATGTTGATGAGCTTTCCCTTCATATCCGCGAAACCATGCTGCAGCGTCAAAAAGAAATTCCGAAAGCCGAAGAAATCATCAAAGAGATGACGAAAGACTTTATGGAGTGGGAAAAGAAACGAAAACTGGCCCCAAATATTCATCATTTCAAAGCAGCTCTGAAAAATATGGAGCGCAAAGAGATGCACAATATTCACAAAAAACACAAATATGTCGCGGTTGATGATATGGAACTTTCGGATAAAATGATCCAGAAAATCACCAATCGCTTTGCAAAATACATCATCGATAATCCCTGGAAAGCAGAGGAAATCAGCAAGTTGATGCATGAGATCTTAGTCGAACAACCCAATAACGAATTCAATGAGAAGCATTAA
- the hemC gene encoding hydroxymethylbilane synthase has translation MRSIKIGTRNSPLALWQAREVARNLQNKNYKTDIVPILSSGDKNLTQPLYTLGITGIFTKDLDIALLNKEVDIAVHSLKDIPTELPQNLKIIAVLERDYPEDVLVRKKDSATLDLKNLKIATSSLRRRAFWLREFPETQFSDIRGNVQTRLKKLEENDFDATLFSLAAIARMGLNVDYEQLPMMISAPAQGVVAVCGRSDDAEIQEIFESINHKKTQICIDIERSFLNTLEGGCTAPIGAFAEINDQNEIRFVGRLCSLDGKNCIETDEIFAWNEAENHGKRLAEKILLNGGRELMQEIKNSL, from the coding sequence ATGAGAAGCATTAAAATAGGCACCCGAAATTCTCCACTTGCACTTTGGCAGGCGCGCGAAGTTGCCAGAAATCTTCAAAATAAAAATTATAAAACCGACATTGTTCCGATCCTTTCCTCCGGTGACAAAAATCTTACGCAACCACTTTATACATTAGGAATTACCGGTATTTTTACGAAAGATTTAGATATTGCGCTCTTGAATAAAGAAGTCGATATCGCCGTGCACTCCTTAAAAGATATCCCCACCGAACTGCCGCAAAACCTCAAAATAATTGCGGTTTTAGAACGCGATTATCCGGAAGATGTTTTGGTACGGAAAAAAGATTCTGCCACGCTGGACCTGAAAAATCTCAAAATTGCCACAAGCAGCTTGAGACGCCGCGCTTTTTGGCTGCGCGAATTTCCCGAAACCCAATTTTCCGACATCCGCGGAAATGTTCAGACAAGATTAAAGAAACTGGAAGAAAACGATTTCGACGCGACGCTCTTTTCCCTCGCAGCAATTGCCAGAATGGGTTTAAATGTTGATTATGAACAGCTTCCGATGATGATTTCGGCACCTGCGCAAGGTGTGGTGGCGGTTTGCGGCAGAAGTGATGATGCAGAAATACAGGAAATTTTCGAAAGCATTAATCATAAAAAAACGCAAATCTGCATCGATATCGAAAGAAGTTTTCTCAATACATTGGAAGGCGGCTGTACCGCGCCAATTGGAGCCTTTGCCGAAATTAATGATCAAAATGAAATCCGTTTCGTAGGACGGTTATGTTCCTTGGACGGAAAAAACTGTATTGAAACCGATGAAATCTTCGCCTGGAATGAAGCAGAAAATCACGGCAAAAGGCTGGCAGAAAAAATTCTGCTGAACGGCGGTCGGGAACTGATGCAGGAAATTAAAAATTCATTATAG
- a CDS encoding uroporphyrinogen-III synthase, translating to MKILFTKKLSKVMISKKLGSHFSYDFLEVIKIKPLKVEPFALKNKSLVFTSVNAVDSFFANDFKPNENFVEKNYNKIYAVGLKTKAALRKRGFGTFKVAKNAQELSEFIIDNSTTEKFLHFCGDLALDVLDKTLPLQNISYKKIVVYETSLIYPEVSGDYDGVCFFSPSGVRSFAKFNSLDHLQLFSIGETTESELRKFTKNPIITSKESNLDDLLKLISAQKKQN from the coding sequence ATGAAAATTCTTTTCACAAAAAAACTAAGTAAAGTAATGATTTCCAAGAAATTAGGAAGTCATTTTTCTTATGATTTTTTAGAAGTGATTAAAATCAAACCTTTGAAAGTTGAACCTTTCGCATTAAAAAATAAATCGCTTGTCTTCACGAGCGTCAATGCTGTAGATTCTTTTTTTGCCAATGATTTCAAGCCGAATGAAAACTTCGTGGAGAAAAATTACAACAAGATTTATGCAGTGGGCTTGAAGACCAAAGCCGCCCTGCGGAAACGCGGTTTCGGAACCTTTAAAGTCGCAAAAAATGCGCAGGAGCTTTCCGAATTTATTATCGACAACAGCACAACCGAAAAATTCCTCCATTTTTGTGGCGATCTTGCCTTAGATGTCTTAGATAAAACATTACCTCTGCAGAATATATCTTACAAAAAGATCGTCGTTTACGAAACCAGCCTAATCTATCCGGAAGTTTCCGGCGATTATGATGGCGTGTGTTTTTTTAGTCCGAGCGGAGTTCGTAGTTTTGCAAAGTTTAATTCTTTGGACCACCTGCAGTTGTTTTCAATTGGCGAAACAACTGAAAGTGAGCTGAGGAAATTCACAAAAAATCCAATTATAACAAGTAAAGAAAGCAATCTCGACGATTTGCTGAAATTAATTTCTGCGCAGAAAAAACAAAACTGA
- the hemE gene encoding uroporphyrinogen decarboxylase, which produces MIKNDLYLKALRGETVDRPPVWMMRQAGRFLPEFRELRDKYDFFTRCQTPELASEITVMPIRRYPLDAAILFSDILVIPQAMGMDFEMRDGVGPWLEKPIRTLEDVQNVYVPNVNDTLGYVFDAIEMTLHKLDNDIPLIGFAGSPWTILCYCVEGKGSKTFDVAKKFCFQNPEAAHLLLQKITDTTIAYLKRKVEKGVSAVQVFDSWGGMLSPEDYQVFSYQYINQIVEALSPLTHVVVFGKGCWFALEEMMLSKVSALGVDWTIRPEMARTLTNQTMTLQGNFDPARLYSSPETIRKMVNEMIDRFGKDRYIVNLGHGILPNIPLENAEAFIRAVVDWKQN; this is translated from the coding sequence ATGATTAAAAATGACCTGTATTTAAAAGCGTTAAGAGGCGAAACCGTTGACAGACCACCGGTTTGGATGATGCGGCAAGCCGGCAGATTTTTACCGGAATTTCGGGAACTACGCGATAAATACGATTTTTTTACAAGATGCCAAACGCCGGAACTGGCCTCGGAAATTACGGTGATGCCGATTCGCCGCTATCCTTTGGATGCTGCCATTTTGTTTTCGGATATTTTGGTGATTCCGCAGGCGATGGGCATGGATTTCGAGATGCGCGATGGTGTTGGGCCCTGGTTAGAAAAGCCCATCCGCACCTTGGAAGATGTGCAAAACGTTTACGTGCCCAACGTGAATGATACTTTAGGTTACGTTTTCGACGCCATCGAAATGACTTTACACAAACTGGATAATGACATTCCGTTGATCGGTTTTGCGGGATCTCCCTGGACGATCCTGTGCTACTGCGTTGAAGGAAAAGGCTCCAAAACTTTCGACGTGGCCAAAAAATTCTGTTTCCAAAACCCGGAAGCCGCGCATTTATTGTTGCAGAAAATTACAGATACCACGATTGCCTATTTGAAAAGGAAAGTAGAGAAAGGCGTTTCTGCCGTTCAGGTTTTCGATTCCTGGGGCGGAATGCTGTCGCCGGAAGATTATCAGGTTTTTTCTTACCAGTATATCAATCAGATTGTTGAGGCTCTGAGCCCTTTAACCCACGTTGTTGTTTTCGGAAAAGGCTGTTGGTTTGCCTTGGAAGAAATGATGCTGTCCAAAGTTTCGGCGCTGGGTGTCGACTGGACGATTCGGCCGGAAATGGCAAGAACTTTAACCAATCAAACGATGACTTTGCAGGGAAATTTTGATCCCGCAAGATTATATTCTTCGCCGGAAACCATCCGAAAAATGGTAAACGAAATGATCGATCGGTTTGGAAAAGACCGCTATATCGTTAATCTTGGCCACGGAATTTTACCCAATATTCCACTGGAAAACGCCGAAGCATTTATTCGCGCTGTTGTGGACTGGAAGCAGAATTAA
- a CDS encoding GNAT family N-acetyltransferase yields MMEIKNLETERLVLRPMSVADAPFIFELYNSPKFIEFIGDRKLRTLEDAENYIQEKFFPQIERLGYGNYLIVRKSDNAKIGSVGIFERDGLDVHDIGFSFLDEFQGKGYGFEAASKLLEKAFSDFGITKVSAITVTENIASRKLIEKLGLKYVKMVQLPGDDVELMYYETEKFK; encoded by the coding sequence ATGATGGAAATTAAAAATCTGGAGACCGAACGCTTGGTGCTGCGACCAATGTCCGTCGCCGATGCGCCTTTTATTTTCGAACTTTATAATTCGCCGAAATTTATCGAATTTATTGGCGATCGAAAACTTCGAACCCTGGAAGATGCAGAAAATTATATTCAGGAGAAATTTTTCCCGCAGATCGAAAGATTGGGTTACGGTAATTATTTGATCGTACGTAAATCTGACAACGCTAAAATTGGTTCCGTAGGAATTTTCGAGCGCGACGGCCTCGATGTGCACGACATTGGTTTTTCTTTTCTGGATGAATTTCAGGGGAAAGGTTACGGCTTCGAAGCGGCGTCCAAACTTTTGGAAAAAGCTTTTTCAGATTTTGGAATCACGAAGGTTTCTGCAATTACAGTTACAGAAAATATTGCCTCGCGAAAATTGATAGAAAAGCTCGGTTTGAAATACGTAAAAATGGTTCAGCTTCCCGGCGATGACGTGGAATTGATGTACTACGAGACGGAAAAATTCAAATAA
- a CDS encoding META domain-containing protein: MKKIITGFLAIFALLFLANCTSQMPTPANLNKEWMLVQFQDFSKDLMVSSKANMNLTNINQAGKFTANMGCNSMFGTATFNANGNVTFSDVGSTMMYCDKAMDLEAAFGKALPTMTNFKIDGHYLTLSDNTGKMMKFLAADWD; this comes from the coding sequence ATGAAAAAAATTATAACGGGCTTTTTAGCCATTTTCGCGCTGCTTTTTTTAGCGAACTGTACGTCGCAAATGCCAACTCCAGCTAACCTTAATAAAGAATGGATGTTGGTGCAATTTCAGGATTTCAGCAAAGATCTCATGGTAAGCAGCAAAGCCAACATGAACTTAACCAATATTAATCAAGCCGGAAAGTTTACCGCCAATATGGGCTGCAACAGCATGTTTGGCACCGCAACTTTCAATGCGAATGGAAATGTAACATTTTCGGATGTTGGAAGCACGATGATGTACTGCGATAAAGCCATGGATTTGGAAGCCGCGTTTGGCAAAGCTTTGCCTACGATGACGAACTTTAAGATTGACGGTCATTATTTGACGCTTTCCGACAACACGGGAAAAATGATGAAATTTCTAGCCGCCGATTGGGACTAG
- the hflX gene encoding GTPase HflX → MYKCRKEIYVRKKDHNYEKAVLVGLITQNQDEDKLVEYMDELDFLALTAGASVVKRFTQKLTQPDSKTFIGSGKAQEIRDYVKENHIGTVIFDDELTPSQLKNLEKEMEVKILDRTNLILDIFAQRAQTSYARTQVELAQYQYLLPRLTRMWTHLERQKGGIGMRGPGETEIETDRRIIRDRITLLKEKLKTIDKQMSTQRQNRGKMVRVALVGYTNVGKSTLMNSISKSEVFAEDKLFATLDTTVRKVVIGNLPFLLTDTVGFIRKLPTQLVESFKSTLDEVREADLLIHVVDISHESFEDHINSVNQILVEIEAHQKPMIMVFNKIDAFSHEVKEEDDLTPETRKNISLEEWKRTWMSKSQYPTVFISALTKDNFPEMKKMIYDEVLKIHISRFPYNDFLFEYHEEEEEVKEDQPLELE, encoded by the coding sequence TTGTACAAATGCCGAAAGGAAATTTATGTTAGAAAAAAAGATCACAACTACGAAAAAGCCGTACTGGTCGGCTTAATTACGCAAAATCAGGACGAAGATAAACTTGTTGAATATATGGATGAGTTGGACTTTCTCGCTTTAACAGCGGGAGCTTCCGTCGTGAAAAGATTTACCCAAAAATTAACGCAGCCGGACTCCAAAACATTTATTGGCAGCGGGAAAGCCCAGGAAATAAGAGATTACGTAAAAGAAAACCATATCGGGACCGTAATTTTCGATGATGAACTTACGCCTTCTCAGCTGAAGAATCTCGAAAAAGAAATGGAAGTCAAAATTCTGGACCGCACAAATTTGATACTTGATATTTTCGCCCAGCGCGCGCAAACTTCTTACGCAAGAACGCAGGTTGAGCTGGCGCAGTACCAATATCTGTTGCCGCGGTTAACGCGAATGTGGACCCACCTCGAAAGACAAAAAGGGGGAATTGGAATGCGTGGTCCGGGTGAAACAGAAATCGAAACCGACAGACGAATCATTCGCGACCGGATTACTTTACTCAAGGAGAAACTCAAAACCATCGATAAACAAATGTCCACACAACGACAAAACCGGGGAAAAATGGTGCGTGTTGCGTTGGTGGGTTATACGAATGTGGGAAAATCCACGCTGATGAATTCCATTTCGAAATCAGAGGTTTTTGCCGAAGATAAACTCTTTGCAACGTTGGATACCACGGTGCGCAAAGTGGTTATCGGAAATTTACCCTTCCTTTTAACAGATACCGTTGGTTTTATCCGAAAATTACCGACGCAGCTCGTCGAAAGTTTTAAATCGACGCTGGACGAAGTGCGGGAGGCTGACCTTCTTATTCATGTCGTGGATATTTCCCACGAAAGTTTTGAAGACCACATCAATTCCGTGAACCAGATTCTTGTAGAGATTGAAGCCCATCAAAAACCCATGATTATGGTTTTTAATAAGATTGATGCTTTCTCTCATGAGGTGAAAGAGGAAGACGATCTAACACCGGAAACCCGTAAAAATATTTCGTTGGAGGAATGGAAGAGAACCTGGATGTCGAAATCGCAATATCCGACCGTTTTTATTTCTGCGCTGACGAAAGATAATTTCCCGGAGATGAAAAAAATGATTTACGACGAAGTTCTAAAAATTCATATCTCGAGATTTCCGTACAATGATTTTCTGTTTGAATATCACGAAGAAGAAGAGGAAGTTAAAGAGGACCAACCATTGGAACTGGAATAA
- a CDS encoding glutaminase, translated as MGKDYRQIIADTYASILSQENLGKVPDYIPEIACIDENKFGVSFTDLNGFNFGVGDFEEKFSIQSISKIFALSFTYEKLGEELWKRVDVEPSGTAFNSLVQLEADHGIPRNPFINAGALVICDVLLENCKNPKDEILLYIRELTDDESADFNEKVAASEMQNSFRNAAMANYMKSFGNIRSQPDAVIELYCHLCSIEMSCRQLSKSLLYLANGGKLPGSNKHIISLNKARRINAILLTCGFYDESGEFSFLVGLPGKSGVGGGIIALYPEHYCIAVWSPKLNPKGNSYRGMKFLQEFTMQTRESIF; from the coding sequence GTGGGAAAAGACTATCGCCAAATTATTGCAGATACGTATGCAAGCATTTTATCTCAGGAAAATCTGGGCAAAGTTCCCGATTATATCCCCGAAATCGCCTGCATTGATGAGAACAAATTCGGTGTTTCTTTCACCGATCTGAACGGATTCAATTTTGGGGTGGGCGATTTTGAGGAAAAATTTTCCATTCAAAGCATATCCAAAATTTTTGCGCTGTCTTTCACTTATGAAAAGTTGGGCGAAGAATTGTGGAAGAGAGTAGATGTGGAGCCTTCCGGCACCGCCTTTAATTCTTTGGTACAGCTGGAAGCCGACCATGGCATTCCACGAAATCCCTTTATAAATGCGGGCGCTTTGGTTATTTGCGATGTTCTTTTAGAAAACTGCAAAAATCCGAAAGACGAAATTCTTCTTTACATCCGCGAACTTACGGACGACGAGTCCGCGGATTTCAATGAAAAAGTTGCCGCGAGCGAAATGCAGAACAGTTTTCGAAATGCCGCGATGGCCAATTACATGAAATCCTTCGGCAACATCAGAAGCCAACCCGATGCGGTAATCGAACTGTACTGTCATCTTTGCTCCATCGAAATGTCCTGCAGACAGCTAAGCAAAAGCCTTCTCTATTTGGCTAACGGCGGAAAACTTCCCGGAAGCAACAAACATATTATTTCCCTTAATAAAGCCAGAAGAATTAATGCGATCCTGCTTACATGCGGATTTTACGATGAATCCGGCGAGTTTTCATTTTTGGTAGGCCTGCCCGGAAAAAGCGGCGTAGGTGGCGGCATCATTGCGCTTTACCCGGAACATTACTGCATCGCCGTGTGGAGTCCGAAATTAAATCCGAAAGGCAACTCCTACCGCGGCATGAAATTTCTGCAGGAGTTCACCATGCAAACACGGGAATCTATTTTTTGA
- a CDS encoding DNA alkylation repair protein, producing the protein MMVEEIKEALKALSVAEKAAFYPSFFKTGKGQYGEGDEFIGVSVPDQRKIAKEYFQKISLDELQELLSSKIHEHRLSALLMLVLKFEKTKDPEEQAEIVAFYLQNKKFINNWNLVDTSCYKILGRFCFENDDDSILKSLAEEDHLWSRRIAIVATMFHIKKGKFNLTKELVLKNLNHEHDLMQKANGWLLREMGKKDETELLNFLNLHYKKMPRTSLRYAIEKLDENLRQDYLQSRI; encoded by the coding sequence ATAATGGTTGAAGAAATTAAAGAAGCTTTAAAGGCACTCTCTGTAGCAGAAAAGGCGGCGTTTTATCCCTCTTTTTTCAAAACAGGAAAGGGACAGTACGGCGAAGGCGACGAATTTATCGGCGTCAGCGTGCCCGATCAGCGGAAAATTGCAAAAGAATATTTCCAAAAAATATCTTTGGATGAGTTGCAGGAGTTGTTATCGTCCAAAATTCACGAACACCGGCTGTCAGCTTTATTGATGCTGGTTCTGAAATTCGAAAAAACAAAAGATCCTGAAGAACAGGCTGAGATCGTTGCGTTTTACCTTCAAAACAAAAAATTCATCAATAACTGGAATTTGGTCGATACCTCGTGCTATAAAATTTTGGGACGGTTTTGTTTCGAAAATGACGATGATTCCATTTTAAAAAGCTTAGCCGAAGAAGATCATTTATGGAGCAGACGAATTGCGATAGTCGCAACAATGTTCCATATTAAAAAAGGAAAATTCAATTTGACAAAAGAGTTGGTTCTTAAAAACCTGAACCACGAACACGATCTGATGCAAAAGGCGAATGGCTGGCTTTTGCGCGAGATGGGTAAAAAGGATGAAACGGAACTTTTGAATTTTCTTAACCTTCATTACAAAAAGATGCCGCGAACTTCGCTTCGCTACGCAATCGAAAAATTAGACGAAAATCTGCGTCAGGATTATCTACAGTCCCGAATTTAA